The DNA region TTCCGGTGAAACCGATCTTGTTGAAGAACTCCTGCAGCTCCATGTAGAGCGGGTACTGGCTGCTGTCGGGGTAGGGCGGATGCGGGACCAGCCCTTCGGCCCATTTGACGAAATCGAGGAACCACTGCGGCGGCTCCGGCGGCGCGGTCTCCTCGGCGCTGCCCGGGGTCTTGAGCACCATGGGCGCGGGTTCGGTGCGGGCCGCGGCCGCCGAGGCCATCGCCGAACCGGCCACCGCCTGATAGGTGGCCATCACGGTGGCGGCCTGCGCCCACATCCGCGCATAGTCGGCCTCGTTCAGCGCGATCGGGATCGTGTTGATCCCGAAGAAGTTCGTGCCCACCAGCACCCCGTGGGTCACATGGTTGGCGACCAGTTCGGCCATGGTCGGCATCGCCGCCAGCGCCGCGGTGTAACCGGCGGCGGCCGTCTCGTGCTGAGCGGCGGTGGCCGCACTGTTGGCGACCGCCCGCAGCAGCCACGCCAGGTAGGGGGCGTTGGCGGCCACGAACGACTCGGCGGACGGACCCTGCCACGATCCCGCCTGCACCGCGCCGAGCACCGCCGTCAACTCGTCGGCGATCTCGGCATATTCGGTGCTCAGCGCGCTCCAGGCCGCCGCCGAGGACAACAACGGGCCGGGCCCGGGGCCGGCCGATAGCAGCGTCGAATGAACTTCAGGGGGGTCGGCCATCCAGATCGGTGCGGTCATGACGGACCGCCGGATGCCACCCCGGGAATGCGATACATGGGTGCTGGTCAGCTCTCTCGGGGTACACCGCCCCGGGTCGCAGGATGCGACGATGTGAGTGTCCTGACTCTCGGATCAACGCTCGCCTCACCTTCCAGCCCTGTTCGAGCCGTGGCGTTTGAGGGTCGCTCCCCGATCACAGTGGCGGGACCGTGCCGGATTCACACCGGCTTCCTGCACCATCGTTGCCGTACCCGGGCATTATCGCACGTCCGCGGTGCGGCACGTGCTATTCAGGTGTCCAGGTACCCGGCGTCATCGGTACGCCGGCGGCACCGCCGAAGGAATCCCCGGCCAGCGCGGTGAGCCCGCCGGGTGCCGGTGTCCCGGCATCTCCGTCCTCCAGATCCATGTATTCGTAGCCGCGGCCGAGCATGCCGGCCTTGGCGCGCCGTCGCCGACGAACCCGGGCCGGCGCCTCGACGGGCACCGTAGGCGCCGGGACCGCATCCCGGTCGGGTTCGGGTGCCCGACGGCGTCGGGCGGCGGTGCCGGCCGGCCGGCGGGCCTGCCGGCTCAGACCGGCGACCAGGTACATCGCGGCCAGTCCGTCCACCGGGGCCAGCGGCGGCGCCGGCGGTGGCGGGGGTGCGACGCCGGGTGGCGCCGGCGGCGGGGCCGGCATCGGCGCCGCGGCGGGCGCGGGCGCCGGTACCGGCGCCGGCGGGGTGGGCGTGACCGTCACCCCGGCGAACGGCGGGGGCACCACCGGGGCCGCCGGGACCGGTACGGCGTGCAGGGCGGCCAGACCCGACAGTCCGGCCAGACCGGTCAACGGGGCCGCCGCCAGCGGCGCCAGGGCGGTGGTCAGCATCGGCAGCACCATCGGGATCAGCACCACCGCCTGCTCCAGCAACGTCTTGAGCAGGGCGATCACGTCGGTGATGATGGTGCCGACGGCCTCGACGGCGGTGAACAGCAGCGTCGAGGCGATGGTGCCGGGATTGCCGGAGGCGAACGCCGCGGTCAGATCCGCGCCGATGAACGCGAACGTCTGCGACAGGTAGGCGGCGAACGATCCGAAATCCATCGGGTACCCGAGCGCGAACGCGATGTTGTAGGGGCTCAAGAAGCTGAGCGGATTACCGGTCAACGTCAGCCAGGGGTCGAAGCCGGCAAAGATCGACTGCAGGTAGGGGTTGTTCGACAACGCGGTGATCATCGGCTGCAGCACGTCGTTGAAGAAGTCGTTGTAGCCGCTGTTCTGCAGCCATTCCATGATGTCGTTCTGCCGGTCCGGGGGCAGCGACGGTGCGCTCGCGTCGGCCGACCCGGCCGTGACGATCTGCGGTGCCGCGACCGACTGCGGGCTGGACGCCACCGCGGTCCCCGCCACGGCTTGATAGGTGGCCATCACGGTGGCGGCCTGCAGCCACATCCGGCCGTAGTCGGCCTCGTTGAGCGTGATCGGGATGGTGTTCACCCCGAAGAAATTGGTGGCCACCAGGACCGCGTGGGTGGTGTGGTTGGCCACCAACTCCGCCATCGTCGGCATCGCCGCCAGCGCGGCCGTATAGGCGGCCGCCGCGGTCTGCTGCCCGGCCGCGGTGATCGCGCCGGCGATACCGGCCTGCACCAGCCAGGCCAGGTAGGGCAGGTGGGCGGCCACGTATGCCTCGGCCGCCGGCCCCTGCCACGCCCCCGCCTGCACAGCACCCAACACCGCGGTCATCTCGTCGGCGACCGCGCCGTATTCGGCACTCAACGCCGTCCACGCCGATGCCGACGCCAGCAGCGGTCCGGCCCCGGGGCCGGCCGCCAACAGGCTCGAATGGATCTCGGGAGGAGACGCCATCCAGATCGGCGCGGTCATGACGTGCGAATCATCGCACGTCATGACCGGTCAGCGTCGGTTTTTCAGTCCGCTGCGCCGATCGCGGAATTGAAGGTCGCGCTGGGCCGCATCACCGCCGACGTCTTGTCGCGGTCCGGTGCGTAGTAGCCGCCGATGTCCACCGACTTGCCCTGGACCTCGGCCAGCTCCGAGACGATGACGTCCTCGTTCTTGCCCAGCGCATCGGCCAGCCCGGCGAAGTGCTCGGCCAGCGCGGTGTCCTCGGTCTGCGCGGCCAGTTCCTCGGCCCAGTACTTCGCGAGGTAGAACTGGCTGCCCCGGTTGTCGAGCTCACCGGTCTTGCGCGACGGGTTCTTGTTGGCGTCGAGCAGCTTGCCGATCGCCGCGTCCAGCGTGGACCCGAGGATCTTGGCTGCGGTGTTGCCGGTCTTGGCGCCCAGGTCGTCGAAGCAGGCTCCCAGCGCGAGGAATTCGCCGAGCGAGTCCCAGCGCAGGTGGTTCTCCTCCACCAGCTGCTTGACGTGCTTGGGCGCCGAACCGCCGGCACCCGTCTCGTACATACCGCCGCCGGCCATCAACGGCACGATCGACAGCATCTTGGCGCTGGTGCCCAGTTCCAGGATCGGGAACAGGTCGGTGAGGTAGTCGCGCAGGATGTTGCCGGTCGCGGCGATGGTGTCCTGACCGCGGATCACCCGCTCCAGCGAGTACCGCATGGCCCAGACCTGCGGCAGGATGGTGATCTCCAGGCCCTCGGTGTCGTGATCGGCGAGGTACTTCTTGACCTTCTTGCGCAGCTCGTTCTCGTGCGGACGCTCGTCGTCGAGCCAGAACACCACCGGCATGCCCGAGACCCGCGCGCGATTGACGGCCAGCTTCACCCAGTCGCGGATCGGCGCGTCGCGCACCACCGGCATCCGCCAGATGTCACCGGCTTCGACGTTCTGGCTCAGCAGCACCTCCCCGGTGGCCAGGTCCACGATGTCGGCGACACCGTCCTCGGGGATCTCGAACGTCTTGTCGTGGCTGCCGTACTCCTCGGCCTTCTGTGCCATCAGGCCGACGTTGGGGACGGTGCCCATGGTGGCCGGGTCGAACTGCCCGTTGGTCTTGCAGAAGTTGATGATCTCCTGG from Mycolicibacter sp. MU0083 includes:
- a CDS encoding PPE family protein; the protein is MTAPIWMASPPEIHSSLLAAGPGAGPLLASASAWTALSAEYGAVADEMTAVLGAVQAGAWQGPAAEAYVAAHLPYLAWLVQAGIAGAITAAGQQTAAAAYTAALAAMPTMAELVANHTTHAVLVATNFFGVNTIPITLNEADYGRMWLQAATVMATYQAVAGTAVASSPQSVAAPQIVTAGSADASAPSLPPDRQNDIMEWLQNSGYNDFFNDVLQPMITALSNNPYLQSIFAGFDPWLTLTGNPLSFLSPYNIAFALGYPMDFGSFAAYLSQTFAFIGADLTAAFASGNPGTIASTLLFTAVEAVGTIITDVIALLKTLLEQAVVLIPMVLPMLTTALAPLAAAPLTGLAGLSGLAALHAVPVPAAPVVPPPFAGVTVTPTPPAPVPAPAPAAAPMPAPPPAPPGVAPPPPPAPPLAPVDGLAAMYLVAGLSRQARRPAGTAARRRRAPEPDRDAVPAPTVPVEAPARVRRRRRAKAGMLGRGYEYMDLEDGDAGTPAPGGLTALAGDSFGGAAGVPMTPGTWTPE